In the Gossypium arboreum isolate Shixiya-1 chromosome 10, ASM2569848v2, whole genome shotgun sequence genome, one interval contains:
- the LOC108488596 gene encoding cytochrome P450 83B1-like isoform X2 — MFQKEVTMTIALFDIFIAGTDAAAATMIWVMSFLMKNPKCLKKAQVEVRDLVGEKGFVNEDDVQGLIYLKAVIKETFRLQPVAPLLLPRETRRKCSIGGYEVPAKTLVYVNAWAIGREPEAWENPQDFCPERLIGSSIDYKGLNFELIPFGAGRRVCPGMHMGVAEVELGLANLLYKFDWEMPNGMNREDLDFDAVNGLTTHKKNAVAEVELGLANLLYKFDWEMPNGMNREDLDFDAVNVLTTHKKNALILQAKKIND, encoded by the exons ATGTTTCAAAAAGAAGTTACAATGACAATAGCACTGTTT GATATATTTATTGCTGGAACAGACGCAGCTGCGGCTACTATGATCTGGGTCATGAGCTTCTTGATGAAAAACCCAAAGTGTTTGAAGAAAGCTCAAGTAGAAGTGAGGGATTTGGTTGGAgaaaaagggtttgtaaatgaagATGATGTTCAAGGTTTAATATACCTAAAAGCTGTAATAAAAGAAACATTCAGATTGCAACCAGTAGCTCCATTGTTACTACCACGAGAAACACGTCGAAAGTGCAGCATCGGTGGGTACGAAGTCCCTGCCAAAACCTTAGTTTATGTGAATGCGTGGGCAATAGGAAGAGAGCCTGAAGCTTGGGAAAATCCACAAGATTTTTGTCCTGAAAGGTTAATCGGTAGCTCTATTGACTACAAAGGGCTAAACTTTGAGCTCATACCATTTGGTGCGGGTAGAAGGGTTTGCCCTGGAATGCACATGGGAGTTGCAGAAGTGGAGCTTGGCCTAGCTAATCTTTTGTACAAGTTTGATTGGGAAATGCCGAATGGGATGAACAGGGAAGACTTAGATTTTGATGCCGTAAATGGTCTCACTACACACAAGAAAAATGCTGTTGCAGAAGTGGAGCTTGGCCTAGCTAATCTTTTGTACAAGTTTGATTGGGAAATGCCGAATGGGATGAACAGGGAAGACTTAGATTTTGATGCCGTAAATGTTCTCACTACACACAAGAAAAATGCTCTTATCCTTCAGGCTAAGAAGATTAATGATTAA
- the LOC108488596 gene encoding cytochrome P450 83B1-like isoform X1 has translation MFQKEVTMTIALFVSIFLLALPFLLFVLLKHRISNNGSFNRLPPSPPSLPLIGHLHMLMFDNSAPHLFLYKLSKKYGPLIFLRFGFRPTLAVSSAKMAEEVMKTHDLYFCSRPNLCAARQLSYNASDLSFSPYNHYWREMRKVCVVHLFNRVQKYRHIREDEVARLIEKIYQFSIDSKPINLSEAIMCFSSFIICRVGFGKRYDEQGIERSRFHRLLKESQAILSSFCFTDYFPFMGWADRCMGFLNRLEITFKEFDTFFQELINEHLDSNKLKSEQEDIVDVLLRIRTDHKFSFDLTIDHIKAILMDIFIAGTDAAAATMIWVMSFLMKNPKCLKKAQVEVRDLVGEKGFVNEDDVQGLIYLKAVIKETFRLQPVAPLLLPRETRRKCSIGGYEVPAKTLVYVNAWAIGREPEAWENPQDFCPERLIGSSIDYKGLNFELIPFGAGRRVCPGMHMGVAEVELGLANLLYKFDWEMPNGMNREDLDFDAVNGLTTHKKNAVAEVELGLANLLYKFDWEMPNGMNREDLDFDAVNVLTTHKKNALILQAKKIND, from the exons ATGTTTCAAAAAGAAGTTACAATGACAATAGCACTGTTTGTGAGTATCTTTCTTCTAGCTCTTCCCTTCTTGTTGTTCGTTCTCCTAAAACATAGGATTAGCAACAATGGCAGTTTTAATCGTCTTCCCCCAAGCCCTCCAAGTCTTCCTTTGATTGGACACTTACATATGTTGATGTTTGATAACTCAGCCCCTCATCTTTTTCTTTATAAACTCTCTAAAAAATACGGTCCCCTCATTTTTCTGAGATTTGGATTTAGGCCAACCCTTGCGGTTTCTTCGGCAAAAATGGCTGAAGAGGTTATGAAAACCCATGACCTCTACTTCTGCAGCAGGCCTAATCTATGTGCTGCACGCCAATTATCTTACAATGCTTCTGACTTGTCTTTTTCACCATACAATCACTACTGGCGTGAGATGAGGAAAGTTTGTGTTGTACATCTCTTTAACAGAGTGCAAAAGTATCGACATATCCGAGAAGACGAAGTTGCACGCCTTATTGAGAAAATATACCAATTCTCCATTGATTCTAAGCCTATCAACTTGAGTGAGGCAATAATGTGCTTTTCCAGTTTTATAATTTGTAGAGTAGGCTTCGGCAAGAGGTATGACGAACAAGGAATTGAAAGAAGTAGGTTCCATAGGCTGCTTAAAGAAAGTCAAGCCATACTTTCAAGCTTTTGTTTTACTGACTATTTTCCTTTCATGGGTTGGGCTGATAGATGTATGGGTTTTCTTAATCGTCTTGAAATAACTTTTAAAGAATTTGATACCTTCTTTCAAGAACTCATTAATGAACATCTTGATTCAAATAAGCTAAAATCAGAGCAAGAGGACATAGTTGATGTGTTACTACGGATAAGGACGGATCATAAATTTTCATTTGATCTTACCATAGATCACATAAAAGCTATTCTTATG GATATATTTATTGCTGGAACAGACGCAGCTGCGGCTACTATGATCTGGGTCATGAGCTTCTTGATGAAAAACCCAAAGTGTTTGAAGAAAGCTCAAGTAGAAGTGAGGGATTTGGTTGGAgaaaaagggtttgtaaatgaagATGATGTTCAAGGTTTAATATACCTAAAAGCTGTAATAAAAGAAACATTCAGATTGCAACCAGTAGCTCCATTGTTACTACCACGAGAAACACGTCGAAAGTGCAGCATCGGTGGGTACGAAGTCCCTGCCAAAACCTTAGTTTATGTGAATGCGTGGGCAATAGGAAGAGAGCCTGAAGCTTGGGAAAATCCACAAGATTTTTGTCCTGAAAGGTTAATCGGTAGCTCTATTGACTACAAAGGGCTAAACTTTGAGCTCATACCATTTGGTGCGGGTAGAAGGGTTTGCCCTGGAATGCACATGGGAGTTGCAGAAGTGGAGCTTGGCCTAGCTAATCTTTTGTACAAGTTTGATTGGGAAATGCCGAATGGGATGAACAGGGAAGACTTAGATTTTGATGCCGTAAATGGTCTCACTACACACAAGAAAAATGCTGTTGCAGAAGTGGAGCTTGGCCTAGCTAATCTTTTGTACAAGTTTGATTGGGAAATGCCGAATGGGATGAACAGGGAAGACTTAGATTTTGATGCCGTAAATGTTCTCACTACACACAAGAAAAATGCTCTTATCCTTCAGGCTAAGAAGATTAATGATTAA
- the LOC108488596 gene encoding cytochrome P450 83B1-like isoform X3 has translation MTNKELKEDIFIAGTDAAAATMIWVMSFLMKNPKCLKKAQVEVRDLVGEKGFVNEDDVQGLIYLKAVIKETFRLQPVAPLLLPRETRRKCSIGGYEVPAKTLVYVNAWAIGREPEAWENPQDFCPERLIGSSIDYKGLNFELIPFGAGRRVCPGMHMGVAEVELGLANLLYKFDWEMPNGMNREDLDFDAVNGLTTHKKNAVAEVELGLANLLYKFDWEMPNGMNREDLDFDAVNVLTTHKKNALILQAKKIND, from the exons ATGACGAACAAGGAATTGAAAGAA GATATATTTATTGCTGGAACAGACGCAGCTGCGGCTACTATGATCTGGGTCATGAGCTTCTTGATGAAAAACCCAAAGTGTTTGAAGAAAGCTCAAGTAGAAGTGAGGGATTTGGTTGGAgaaaaagggtttgtaaatgaagATGATGTTCAAGGTTTAATATACCTAAAAGCTGTAATAAAAGAAACATTCAGATTGCAACCAGTAGCTCCATTGTTACTACCACGAGAAACACGTCGAAAGTGCAGCATCGGTGGGTACGAAGTCCCTGCCAAAACCTTAGTTTATGTGAATGCGTGGGCAATAGGAAGAGAGCCTGAAGCTTGGGAAAATCCACAAGATTTTTGTCCTGAAAGGTTAATCGGTAGCTCTATTGACTACAAAGGGCTAAACTTTGAGCTCATACCATTTGGTGCGGGTAGAAGGGTTTGCCCTGGAATGCACATGGGAGTTGCAGAAGTGGAGCTTGGCCTAGCTAATCTTTTGTACAAGTTTGATTGGGAAATGCCGAATGGGATGAACAGGGAAGACTTAGATTTTGATGCCGTAAATGGTCTCACTACACACAAGAAAAATGCTGTTGCAGAAGTGGAGCTTGGCCTAGCTAATCTTTTGTACAAGTTTGATTGGGAAATGCCGAATGGGATGAACAGGGAAGACTTAGATTTTGATGCCGTAAATGTTCTCACTACACACAAGAAAAATGCTCTTATCCTTCAGGCTAAGAAGATTAATGATTAA